Proteins encoded together in one Ptiloglossa arizonensis isolate GNS036 chromosome 9, iyPtiAriz1_principal, whole genome shotgun sequence window:
- the LOC143151596 gene encoding LOW QUALITY PROTEIN: zinc finger protein 800 (The sequence of the model RefSeq protein was modified relative to this genomic sequence to represent the inferred CDS: inserted 1 base in 1 codon) has translation MQERRSDKIIHWMYNTXQKMKSMKAKTKTKKHNGKFGRVKFPSKEVIPINPDLSQLRPPIDTSVSSLYRVSKVLENGSDEVRSILAYECDLVYECRICRSLFRSLVNFISHKRMYCKEKYDVTFSRNSSNNYDTIFPTKSSMQKSEKIIQESCGNDRILRSQVSKEEQRKDLTSVVNMLQKKQIKSLDSNIEQSYLETMQSNSSAVYQTVESVVSTQSYTDLMKTQVMELKDMISEQTAVLGPDGQILETSHAWKNKNCSNEEIGNVCETELICSTCGAKFSTKKTLAVHTRTLHTSHRLCYPCPCCSNTFANTWSVYRHLFKVHRKSNEQVRKLRSQIQEKAFIKDTTVAEDLQKQYANKSLMSGMLQVNETQEWMDHLESDTELQRCGGCGKRFDRKAALSAHSQYCHRRVAAYESTTKIRKTNKVSPDRVLNETTITSDPSEISNSNETSIRVEAVTCLSKADWDMLENEESISQNGTTENITVFTNGKKEEAMKPNLSSVSDVSDPLEIVYVNINKHKTNVGSKKRKNKNTAKRLNNNIGNNTRSISPKVNVEEEIGTEKVDHVLVMETKVASIVNFQKLQCLLCKQKFTSVTNLRRHAAIHIGWNRYQCKLCDFKCFIKCDCVAHCNKVHNAQNNRIIIEEMITQISDDQYTCEQDIMLNITNIEEEFHTPEVVEINISPRYIDPEILMQEETVGEIEAAVVDETETNAEVTNKNFSVFQEVVHVTEKTQETFSNGIKGQNTPELDPELRRMVMEVIFGSSELNSTKQVEEKETTLPEKSSLKLQNNENIETQPRSSDFKECDIVSLQDNSKPQRPIRNKIKPMNKDFIYDLKEVAFRKDALIVKPFNKPFVKKSLIQEEDNLEKDIEQPSKRFKSLQNDGMSILCQNSVIDKCDIKFDRESLKSNLTFSQCHS, from the exons ATGCAGGAGAGACG TTCTGACAAGATAATACATTGGATGTACAACA TGCAGAAAATGAAATCAATGAAAGCAAAGACAAAAACTAAAAAACATAATGGCAAATTTGGAAGAGTTAAATTTCCTTCCAAAGAAGTTATTCCTATTAACCCAGATTTGTCGCAACTGCGTCCACCAATAGACACAAGCGTGTCATCTCTGTACCGTGTGAGCAAAGTTTTAGAAAATGGCAGTGATGAAGTTAGATCCATTTTGGCATATGAATGCGATTTGGTATATGAGTGTCGTATATGTCGAAGCCTCTTCAGAAGCCTGGTTAACTTCATTTCTCATAAACGGAtgtattgtaaagaaaaatatgatGTCACATTTTCTAGAAATTCTTCGAACAATTACGATACT ATTTTTCCAACAAAATCAAGTATGCAAAAATCAGAGAAAATAATCCAAGAGTCTTGTGGAAATGATAGGATCTTGAGAAGCCAAGTTTCTAAAGAAGAGCAAAGAAAGGATCTTACTTCTGTCGTTAATATGTTAcagaaaaaacaaataaaaagtttAGATTCCAACATAGAACAGTCATATTTGGAGACTATGCAATCAAATTCATCTGCAGTTTATCAGACGGTTGAATCAGTAGTTTCAACTCAAAGTTATACAGATTTAATGAAAACACAG GTAATGGAGCTAAAAGATATGATAAGTGAGCAAACTGCAGTGCTAGGTCCAGATGGACAAATTTTGGAAACTAGTCATGCATGGAAGAATAAGAATTGTAGTAACGAAGAGATTGGTAATGTTTGTGAAACTGAACTTATCTGTTCTACAT GTGGtgcaaaattttcaacaaaaaaaacATTAGCAGTTCATACAAGAACATTGCACACATCTCATAGATTATGCTATCCTTGCCCTTGTTGTTCTAATACATTTGCAAACACTTGGAGTGTGTATCGGCATCTCTTCAAag TTCATAGAAAGTCCAATGAACAAGTGCGGAAGCTCAGATCACAAATTCAGGAAAAGGCATTCATTAAGGATACAACTGTGGCAGAGGATTTGCAGAAACAATACGCCAATAAGAGTTTAATGAGTGGAATGCTACAAGTTAATGAAACACAG GAGTGGATGGATCACCTAGAATCTGATACAGAATTGCAAAGATGTGGAGGTTGTGGAAAACGATTTGATAGGAAGGCAGCTTTATCTGCTCATTCACAGTACTGCCATAGGCGTGTAGCAGCCTATGAGAGTACAACTAAAATCAGGAAAACAAATAAAGTTTCCCCAGATCGTGTTTTAAATGAAACCACAATTACTTCTGATCCTTCAGAAATTAGTAATAGTAATGAAACATCTATTCGTGTAGAAGCAGTTACCTGTCTAAGCAAAGCCGATTGGGATATGTTAGAAAATGAAGAATCAATTTCACAAAATGGAACTACTGAAAATATAACAGTTTTTACAAATGGTAAAAAAGAAGAGGCAATGAAACCTAACCTTTCTTCTGTCAGTGATGTCTCTGATCCTTTAGAAATTGTGTAcgttaatataaataaacacaAAACTaatgttggaagtaagaaaagaaaaaacaagaatACTGCAAAGAGGTTGAATAACAATATAg GTAATAATACAAGGAGCATATCACCGAAGGTAAATGTTGaagaagaaataggaactgaaaAAGTGGATCATGTGTTAGTAATGGAAACAAAAGTAGCTTCAATAGTGAATTTCCAAAAACTGCAGTGCCTTCTATGCAAACAAAAATTTACTTCAGTGACTAATTTAAGAAGACATGCTGCCATTCACATAGGTTGGAATCGTTATCAGTGTAAACTTTGTGACTTTAAATGCTTTATTAAATGTGACTGTGTGGCACATTGTAATAAAGTGCACAATGCTCAGAATAACCGTATTATTATAGAAGAAATGATAACCCAGATTTCGGATGATCAATATACATGTGAACAAGATATCATGTTAAATATAACTAACATAGAAGAGGAGTTTCATACTCCAGAAGTTGTGGAAATCAACATTTCTCCAAGGTATATAGATCCAGAAATTCTAATGCAAGAAGAAACAGTAGGTGAGATAGAAGCAGCAGTAGtagatgaaacagaaacaaaTGCagaagtaacgaataaaaatttttctgtgTTTCAAGAAGTAGTTCATGTAACTGAGAAAACTCAAGAGACTTTTAGTAATGGCATTAAAGGTCAAAATACTCCGGAACTGGATCCTGAACTCAGGAGAATGGTGATGGAAGTTATTTTTGGATCTTCTGAATTAAATTCTACAAAACaagtggaagaaaaagaaaccacgCTTCCAGAGAAGTCtagtttaaaattacaaaataacgaaaatattgaaacacaaCCAAGAAGCTCTGATTTCAAGGAATGTGATATTGTGTCTTTGCAAGACAATTCAAAACCACAACGTCCTATTCGCAATAAGATAAAACCTATGAACAAAGATTTTATCTATGATTTAAAGGAAGTGGCATTTCGGAAAGATGCTTTAATTGTAAAACCTTTTAATAAACCATTTGTTAAAAAATCGTTGATTCAGGAAGAGGATAATTTGGAAAAGGACATAGAACAACCCTCTAAGCGTTTTAAATCTTTACAAAATGATGGGATGTCAATTCTTTGTCAGAACAGTGTTATAGACAAATGTGATATAAAGTTTGATAGAGAAAGTTTGAAAAGTAATCTCACGTTTTCTCAGTGTCACAGCTAG